The sequence CGCCCCAGTCCACGACCGGGCGCTTGATGGCGCTGGCGTTGGCCAGCATCAGCGACTGGGCGCTGGCGCCGTCCACCACGGCGGCCTGGGCGGCGGCGTCGAGTTGGCGCCAGGTCGTGCCCTTGCGGTTGAGCAGCTTTTCCCAGCCGGCGGCTTGCGTCCAGCGCGCCAGTTGCGCGGGCGGAACGCCGTGCTTCTTGAAGTCATGAAAGGTGTAGGCCAGGCCGCGTTCCGAAAGCCAGGCCCGGGCTTTTTTGACGGTGTCGCAATTCGGGATGCCGTAGAGAATGATCATGTCGTGCTTTTCAGGTTTTTTTAAGTAAAAAATGGCTTTTGCGCAATACAGACGGGCGCAAGCAGCTATTAATTATGTAGCATCTCTATTTTGATGGAAACCTCCATGACTTCTTCCGCCCCCATCGTTGCCGCGCCTGCGCTTTACCCGCCCATCGCGCCGTTTCGCACCGGCACGCTCGATACCGGCGACGGCCATTCGATTTACTGGGAGCTGTGCGGCAACCCGCAAGGCAAGCCAGCGGTGTTTTTGCATGGCGGGCCGGGTTCGGGCTGCTCGCCAGACCACCGGCGGCTGTTCGACCCCGAGCGCTACTGCGTGCTGCTGTTCGACCAGCGCGGCTGCGGCCGTTCGCGCCCGCATGCTTCGCTCCACAACAACACGACCTGGCACCTGGTCGCCGACATCGAGCGGCTGCGCACCCTCTTGGGCGTCAAGCGCTGGCTGGTGTTCGGCGGCTCCTGGGGCTCATCGCTGGCGCTGGCCTATGCGCAAACCCATCCGGCGCAGGTCTCCG comes from Polaromonas naphthalenivorans CJ2 and encodes:
- a CDS encoding arsenate reductase, with the protein product MIILYGIPNCDTVKKARAWLSERGLAYTFHDFKKHGVPPAQLARWTQAAGWEKLLNRKGTTWRQLDAAAQAAVVDGASAQSLMLANASAIKRPVVDWGDGITVGFDAADWAGRV